CGTTCCATTTCAGGCGTCTATTCTGCTAACTTCTCTGACGAAGAACAAATTACTGAAGTGAAAAATATGACAGATGAGTTCCTTGAAAATGAAGGTCGTCGCCCACGTATTTTAGTTGCGAAAATGGGACAAGACGGACATGACCGAGGTGCAAAAGTTATTGCAACTGGCTATGCTGACTTAGGGTTTGACGTAGATATTTCACCACTATTCATGACACCTGAAGAAACTGCGCAAATGGCTGTTGAAAATGACGTACATTGTATCGGCGTATCATCATTAGCAGCAGGTCACAAAACTTTAGTACCTGCATTGGTTTCTGAACTGAAAAAACTTGGGCGTGAAGATATTATCATTATCGTTGGCGGCGTTATTCCAGCACAAGATTATGAATTCCTTTATGAAGCAGGTGCTGTGGCGATCTTTGGTCCTGGTACAGTGATACCTGTATCTGCCATTAAAATTATTGAGGAAATCTATAAACGTTTAGGTTACGAGGAAGTGTCTAAATAATGGACAAAAACAAAGGGATGCAGGAAAGTGCTCTATTTGTCATGGGTGGCGTGGAAGCATCTCACGACGGTATGCAGTATGGTGTACCGAAAAAATTCCGAAAGAAAAAGGCGGACAACCTTAATATACTGGAGCTTGCACGAGATGTACGTGCAGGCTCACGTGTACAGTTGTCAAAAGCCATTACGCTCATTGAAAGTTCTAATAGTGCCCATAAAGCACAGGCTCAGGAGTTATTACAGGAACTTTTACCGCATACAGGCAACAGTGTTCGTATAGGGATTACGGGAGTACCAGGGGCTGGTAAAAGCTCTTTCATTGAAGCTTTCGGAACGATGTTATGTGAGATGGGTAAAAAAGTAGCGGTCCTTGCAATAGACCCGAGTTCTTCATTATCAGGGGGCAGTATTTTAGGCGATAAAACGCGCATGGAAGAGCTGGTGAAAAAGCCGAATGCATTCGTTCGTCCATCACCGTCTGCTGGTACCCTGGGGGGTGTCCATAAGAAGACGCGCGAAACGATGCTTGTATGTGAAGCAGCGGGCTACGATGTCATTTTAATTGAGACAGTTGGTGTTGGACAGAGTGAAACATACGTCCGCGGTATGGTCGATTTCTTCCTATTGCTCGTGTTAACAGGTGCAGGAGATGAGCTTCAAGGTATGAAAAAGGGCATCATGGAATTGGCGGATGCAATTGTTGTGCATAAAGCGGATGGTGACAATGTTCGACTAGCGAAAAAAACTGTTTCCGAATACAAGCAAATATTGCATTTCCTTCAACCTGCAACACCAGGTTGGATGTCTACTGCCATGCCAGTTAGTTCGTGGGAGAAAAAGGGACTCGATAAAGTATGGGATACAATCGGTGAATTTAGGCAAACGGTAGAAGCAAATAACTATTGGTCTATCCGACGTCAAAATCAAACGAGAGATTGGTTCCAATCTATGATTACGGATCATTTAATTGATGCATTTTACGGAGACCCAAATCGCAAGGAACAAGTGCAGTTACTAGAGCGCCAAATCCTCAATGGGCAATTAACAGTAACGCAAGGTGTAGATCGTTTATTTAGCGATGAGCAATCACAGAAATAATGTACGCTTTTATATGAGCATGTAGGTGCACAAAAGCATCACTTACTGCTATGATAGGAGATGTATGAGCGCTTTCAACCTAAAGTTATGCAAAGCAAATGAAGACAGCGCGAAATTGAAAGGAGCTATCGCTTTATGAATATGGATTACGATTTATTTATGCAAGAAATTTTAAAAACAGCACGTGCAGAAATTGAGGCTGCAGGATACGAGCAATTACGCACGCCTGAAGCTGTTGAAGAGGCGTTTGCTCGTCCAGGTACAACATTAGTTATGGTCAATTCAGTATGTGGCTGTGCAGGGGGCATTGCTCGTCCAGCAGCAGCGCAATGTGTGCATTACGATAAAAGACCAGATCATTTAGTTACTGTCTTTGCAGGTCAAGATAAAGAAGCGACAGCAGCTGCTCGTTATCACTTCGGTGAAGACCACTTACCATCTTCTCCATCATTTGTTCTTTTAAAAGATGGACAAGTCGTAGCAGAAGTGGGTCGCTATGAAATCGAAGGCCATGATCCAATGTCAGTAGTGACAAACTTACAAGCAAATTTTGAAGAATATTGTGAAGAGCTATAAAGTTTATTAACACCTACATGGTGCGCTCAACATAAGTTTAGCTTTTATTGATTTGACTAAAGTGACTAGTACACTTTAGTCAAATCCTTTTGGAATTTTTGTAATATTGGCTAAATATATGTGCAACACAATAAAAGTTTAAATAGATAAGATGAGCTTCTAATGAATAACTATTCGTTATGAATGCTGCAGGATGGGAGGCAGTCGACTTGAAGAAATTTTCAATCGGCTATCGTACATTAAAAACAGCAGTCGGAGCAGCAATCGCCATTGCGATTGCGCAGTATTTTGAATTGGCTTCATATGCTTCAGCCGGTATTCTAACGATTCTATGTGTGCAGCCAACAAAGAAAAAATCCCTTCATGCTGCTTATACTCGCTTTGTCGCAAGCATTATTGGAATGCTGTATGCATTTTTGAGCTTTGAGCTATTTTCTTATCACCCGTTAACATTAGCAGGAATGCTTGTATTGTTTATACCGACGATTGTTTCGTTAAAGGTAGCAGATGGCTTTGTATCAAGTGCGGTGATTATTATGCATATTTACGCAGCTAAGGGCTTTTCGTATGATTTGGTAACGAATGAGTTAGCCTTAATGGCAATTGGTTATGGTACGGGAATCGCCATTAATATGTATATGCCAGACATTCAAAAGGAATTAAATTACTATAGAGTTAAAATAGAGGAACTGTACAGTAAGATTTTTTTAGAAATTGCCAGCTATTTAAGACAGGGTGATACGTTATGGGATGGACAAGAACTGATTCAAGCAGTCAAAACGTTGAATGATGCAAAATCATTAGCCTTTAAAGATGTAGAAAATCATTTTACTCGTAGACAAAATGACTATTATGTCTATTTCGATATGCGTGAGCAACAGCTTGAAATTATTGAACGTGTTCTCCCGAAAATAACGGCATTACCTGTTATAGTACAAGAGGCGGAAATTGTGGCAGACTTTGTCCAAGACCTTGGGGAGCATGTCCATTCTGGAAATACGGCAGGTCGTTATAGGGAAAAATTAGAGTTAGCGAAAAGAGATTTTGCGAAACTACCTTTACCAACAAACCATCAAGAGTTTATTGCGCAAGCAGCGCTTTATCAATTCATTGAAGAAATGGATCGGTATTTAGAAATAAAGCAATCATTTAAGGGTTTAAAGGTAGAAAGAAAGCGCCCACAGTAGCGTGGACGCTTTGCATTTTCTTAAACTAGCATTGATAAACCGAATGCAAGAGATGAGATGACCATGATGGCAATCATGGCATAAACAACGACTTTTTGAAATTTTTTATTACTCATATGCTCGTTCGCTCCTTCTTTTCTTATAAATAGTTTAGCAAATCTGAAAAATTTCTCAAGTAGTAGAGTTTTGACAAAAAAATCTGTAAAATAGGTTATGTACCATAACAGAAGGAGATGTCACCATGGAGAGAGTAGACCATATTGGGATTGCAGTGCGCGATCTAGATGAACGCATTACATATTATACAGAAACTTTAGGTTTAAAGTTGCTGAAAGTGGAAGAGGTTGAATCTCAACAGGTTCGTGTTGCTTTTATTGACGCTGGCAATGTGAAAATTGAGTTACTTGAACCGATGAGCGACAAAAGCGCTATTCACGGATTCATCGAAAAACGTGGCGAAGGCATTCACCATGTTGCATTCGGTGTAACAGGAATTCGTGAACGCATGGCAGAACTTCGTGAAAAAGGCGTGCGTCTTTTGTCGGAAGAGCCAGGACCAGGTGCAGGTGGCGCAGAGGTTGCTTTCATGCATCCTAAATCATCTTTCGGTGTGTTATATGAATTATGCGATAAAAGTGGAAAAGGGGAAAAGTGATTAGTATGGATATGTTCGACAAAATTAATGACTTATATGATCGTAAGACGGTAATTGAGCTTGGCGGTGGCTATGAACGCATCGAAAAGCAACATGATAAAGGTAAATTAACAGCTCGTGAGCGTATTGAATTATTACTAGACGAAGGTACGTTTTTCGAGATTAACCCATTCATTACACACCGTACAGTAGACTTCGGTATGGACAAAATGGAAGGCCCTGGCGATGGTGTAGTAACAGGCTTTGGTAAAATTAACGGACGTCCAGTTTACTTATTCTCTCAAGATTTCACTGTTTTTGGTGGAGCGCTTGGTGAAATGCACGCTAAAAAAATGGCGACAGTAATGGATCTAGCAGCTAAAAACGGCACACCGTTTATCGGTATTAACGATTCAGGTGGCGCGCGTATTCAAGAGGGTGTTCTTTCTCTTGATGGTTACGGACACATCTTCTACCGTAATGCGATTTACTCTGGAGTAATTCCACAAATCTCTGTTATTATGGGACCTTGTGCGGGTGGAGCTGTTTATTCTCCAGCTATCACAGACTTTATCTTAATGGTTGATAAAACATCTCAAATGTTTATTACTGGACCAAAAGTAATTGAAACAGTAACAGGCGAAAAAATCTCTGCTGAAGACCTAGGTGGTTCAAAAGTAAACAATGCAGTAAGTGGTAACGCTCACTTCCGTGCACCATCTGAAGAAGCGGCAATCAATCAAATTAAACAATTATTAAGCTATTTACCACAAAATAATAAAGAAAAAGCACCACGTCAAGCACGACCAGAAGGTGACGATTACCGTCCAGAAATCGTGGATACTGTGCCAATCGAAACAACGCGTCCATACGATGTGCGTAAAGTTGTAGAACAAGTAGTGGACGAAGGTTCATTCATGGAAGTTCACTCAGAATTTGCGAAAAATGTCGTAGTTGGTTTTGCACGTATTGCTGGTGAATCTGTAGGTCTTGTATGTAACCAACCAAAAGTATTAGCTGGTGGTCTTGATATCGATTCTTCAGATAAGGCAGCTCGTTTCATTCGTACTTGTGACGCTTATAACGTGCCAATTATCACATTTGAAGACGTTTCTGGTTTCTTCCCAGGCGTAAAACAAGAGCATGGTGGTATTATCCGTCATGGTGCGAAAATCCTTTATGCATACTCTGAAGCAACTGTACCAAAAATTACAGTTATTCTACGTAAAGCATATGGTGGTGCGTACGTTGCACTTAACTCTAAATCAATCGGTGCTGACTTAGTATTCTCTTGGCCAAACGCTGAAATCGCAGTAATGGGTGCAGCAGGGGCAGCAAATATTATCTTTGCACGTGAAATTGCGAAGTCTGAAGATCCAGAAGCAACTCGTGCAGCAAAAATTGAAGAGTACAAAGAGAAATTCGCAAATCCTTATGTTGCGGCATCTCGTGGTATGGTAGACGATGTTATTGATCCTCGTGATACGCGTATCAAACTTATTCAAGCTCTAGATATGTTGTCAAATAAGCACGAAACACGTCCAGAGAAAAAACACGGAAACATTCCACTATAAGTTGGACAAACCCAGTAGCCAGTTGGCTGCTGGGTTTTTTAAATGGAACGACTAAAAAATATATTCAAAAAATGACAGATAATTGAAACATTATGGCGACTCACCCGTACAAATAGGTAAGGGAGTTGAGATGAATGGAGTGGCAACAATTACAGTCTGAGCAGGAAAAACTTCATGCCCAGCTAAGAAATGTTAATAGATTAAGTGAAAAAAAGCTTTTAATTGAAGGACAAATCGAGCATGCAAGGCAAGAAATTTCCAAACATTCTATAGAACTCAATCAAATTCGAATCAAACTTGATAAGCTCGAAGGTTTTTCATTTATGAATATGATTCGAACTTGGACAGGGCAACAAGATGAGCTAAGAGCGGAGAAAGTCGATAAAGCAGCAATTTTGGAATTGAAAAGCAATGAAGCCAAAAAAATGCTACATGATTTAACAATCGACCTGGAGCAAGTGAATCACATGCTCAACCAATCGAATGAAAAACCATTGCAACAAGCGCTAAGTCGTTTGCAAGAAAAAAAGCAAAGCTATCTTCAACTACACGAGCCTGAATATGCGCACAAATTGGAACAGCTTGCGAATGAAGAAATGATGACGAAGCAGCTAATTCTTGAGATAACGGAAGCAGAAGAGGCAGGGGATATTGCGCTAACTAAATTAGGTCAGGCAGCAGCGTCACTGCATTCAGCGGGTGGATTTTCTACATGGGATACGTTTTTTGGAGGTGGCATTATTGCCACGCATTTAAAGCATGATGCGCTTGATAAAACCGAAAGCTATCTTCACAATGCTCAAATTGCCTTGCAACGTTTTCATAATGAATTGCTTGATGTCCAAGATTTGTCTACCCAGTCATTACATGTGGAGGCAGACGGTTTTGTAAAATTTGCGGATTATTTCTTTGATGATATTTTTTCTGCTTGGTCAGTCCATTCAAAAATATCAACAGCAAGAGAGCAAGTATCCCGTGTACAAGATGACGTACATAATACGATTAGACGTTTACAGGAAAAACATCATAAAGCAGTAGCTCATTTAGAAGAATTACAGAAAGAAAAAAAGGCGATTTTACAAATTTAACAGCGAAACCGAGTCAAAAGCGAAAAAGTGTTAGATTGCTTGTGAGCAATCTAACACTTTTTTGCTATAAACGCTAGGGCGCTTGCTAAAGGGTTACCAACGATTCATGGATTTCTACGGAATGAAAAGACAAAATAAAGAAGTTACTACTAGCGTATTATTCCAACTCTTCAGTCATTGTGCTAAACTAATACTTATATTATGACGTGGAAAACACGTAAATCAAGGGAGTCTTACAACATGACAAGTCGTTTAGTAGAAGAGTTTTTTGAGCTCGTACAAATCGATTCAGAAACAAAACATGAACAACTGATTGCGCCGGTATTAATCGACAAATTAACAGCACTTGGTTTTACAGTAGTGCAAGATGATGCACATACTCGAAATGGTCATGGAGCTGGCAATATTATTGCGACATTAAAAGGTTCATTAGACATTGAGCCAATCTATTTTACTTCTCATATGGATACAGTTGTACCAGGAAAGGGCATTAAACCGTTTCTACGTGAAGATGGTTATATCGTTTCTGATGGCACAACGATTTTAGGCGCAGACGATAAAGCGGGTCTAGCAGCGATGTTTGAAATGGTAAAACGCTTAAAAGAACAGCAAATCGAACATGGTGATATCGAGTTCATCATTACAGCAGGAGAAGAAAGCGGACTTGTGGGGGCGAAAGAATTGGACCCTTCAATTATTCGTGCAAAATACGGCTTTGCGGTAGATAGTGATGGCAAAGTAGGTGGAATCGTGACAGCAGCGCCATTCCAAGCGAAAATTTTTGCCAAAATCATCGGCAAAACAGCGCATGCAGGCGTTGCTCCTGAAAAAGGTGTGTCAGCGATTACAGTTGCGTCAAAATGTATTGCACAAATGAAGCTTGGGCGTTTGGACGAAGAAACAACAGCTAATATTGGTCGCTTTGAAGGCGGTCAAGCAACGAATATAGTGTGCGATGAAGTAACGATTTTAGCAGAAGCACGCTCTATTGATAAGACAAAACTTGATGCCCAAACTCAACATATGCAAGATACGTTCGAACAAGTTGCCGCTGCAATGGGTGCACGTGCAGAGATAGAAGTGAAACTAATGTATCCTGGTTTCCGTGTTACAGAGTCAGACAAAGTCGTTCAAGTAGCAATGGCAGCAGCCCGCAACATTGACCGCACGCCACAACTAGGTATATCTGGAGGCGGATCAGATGCCAATATTATTGCAGGCTTTGGTATCCCTACTGTGAACTTGTCAGTAGGCTATGAAGATATTCATACAACAAATGAAAAGATTCCTGTAGAA
This genomic interval from Lysinibacillus sphaericus contains the following:
- the meaB gene encoding methylmalonyl Co-A mutase-associated GTPase MeaB; the encoded protein is MDKNKGMQESALFVMGGVEASHDGMQYGVPKKFRKKKADNLNILELARDVRAGSRVQLSKAITLIESSNSAHKAQAQELLQELLPHTGNSVRIGITGVPGAGKSSFIEAFGTMLCEMGKKVAVLAIDPSSSLSGGSILGDKTRMEELVKKPNAFVRPSPSAGTLGGVHKKTRETMLVCEAAGYDVILIETVGVGQSETYVRGMVDFFLLLVLTGAGDELQGMKKGIMELADAIVVHKADGDNVRLAKKTVSEYKQILHFLQPATPGWMSTAMPVSSWEKKGLDKVWDTIGEFRQTVEANNYWSIRRQNQTRDWFQSMITDHLIDAFYGDPNRKEQVQLLERQILNGQLTVTQGVDRLFSDEQSQK
- a CDS encoding BrxA/BrxB family bacilliredoxin, which produces MNMDYDLFMQEILKTARAEIEAAGYEQLRTPEAVEEAFARPGTTLVMVNSVCGCAGGIARPAAAQCVHYDKRPDHLVTVFAGQDKEATAAARYHFGEDHLPSSPSFVLLKDGQVVAEVGRYEIEGHDPMSVVTNLQANFEEYCEEL
- a CDS encoding aromatic acid exporter family protein, which gives rise to MNAAGWEAVDLKKFSIGYRTLKTAVGAAIAIAIAQYFELASYASAGILTILCVQPTKKKSLHAAYTRFVASIIGMLYAFLSFELFSYHPLTLAGMLVLFIPTIVSLKVADGFVSSAVIIMHIYAAKGFSYDLVTNELALMAIGYGTGIAINMYMPDIQKELNYYRVKIEELYSKIFLEIASYLRQGDTLWDGQELIQAVKTLNDAKSLAFKDVENHFTRRQNDYYVYFDMREQQLEIIERVLPKITALPVIVQEAEIVADFVQDLGEHVHSGNTAGRYREKLELAKRDFAKLPLPTNHQEFIAQAALYQFIEEMDRYLEIKQSFKGLKVERKRPQ
- the prli42 gene encoding stressosome-associated protein Prli42 is translated as MSNKKFQKVVVYAMIAIMVISSLAFGLSMLV
- the mce gene encoding methylmalonyl-CoA epimerase; the encoded protein is MERVDHIGIAVRDLDERITYYTETLGLKLLKVEEVESQQVRVAFIDAGNVKIELLEPMSDKSAIHGFIEKRGEGIHHVAFGVTGIRERMAELREKGVRLLSEEPGPGAGGAEVAFMHPKSSFGVLYELCDKSGKGEK
- a CDS encoding acyl-CoA carboxylase subunit beta, whose protein sequence is MDMFDKINDLYDRKTVIELGGGYERIEKQHDKGKLTARERIELLLDEGTFFEINPFITHRTVDFGMDKMEGPGDGVVTGFGKINGRPVYLFSQDFTVFGGALGEMHAKKMATVMDLAAKNGTPFIGINDSGGARIQEGVLSLDGYGHIFYRNAIYSGVIPQISVIMGPCAGGAVYSPAITDFILMVDKTSQMFITGPKVIETVTGEKISAEDLGGSKVNNAVSGNAHFRAPSEEAAINQIKQLLSYLPQNNKEKAPRQARPEGDDYRPEIVDTVPIETTRPYDVRKVVEQVVDEGSFMEVHSEFAKNVVVGFARIAGESVGLVCNQPKVLAGGLDIDSSDKAARFIRTCDAYNVPIITFEDVSGFFPGVKQEHGGIIRHGAKILYAYSEATVPKITVILRKAYGGAYVALNSKSIGADLVFSWPNAEIAVMGAAGAANIIFAREIAKSEDPEATRAAKIEEYKEKFANPYVAASRGMVDDVIDPRDTRIKLIQALDMLSNKHETRPEKKHGNIPL
- a CDS encoding M20/M25/M40 family metallo-hydrolase, which encodes MTSRLVEEFFELVQIDSETKHEQLIAPVLIDKLTALGFTVVQDDAHTRNGHGAGNIIATLKGSLDIEPIYFTSHMDTVVPGKGIKPFLREDGYIVSDGTTILGADDKAGLAAMFEMVKRLKEQQIEHGDIEFIITAGEESGLVGAKELDPSIIRAKYGFAVDSDGKVGGIVTAAPFQAKIFAKIIGKTAHAGVAPEKGVSAITVASKCIAQMKLGRLDEETTANIGRFEGGQATNIVCDEVTILAEARSIDKTKLDAQTQHMQDTFEQVAAAMGARAEIEVKLMYPGFRVTESDKVVQVAMAAARNIDRTPQLGISGGGSDANIIAGFGIPTVNLSVGYEDIHTTNEKIPVEELEKLADLLVEIVKESAKHER